In one Thermosipho ferrireducens genomic region, the following are encoded:
- the argS gene encoding arginine--tRNA ligase: protein MLKKMIKEKVLSVIYEMGEEYNFNVEIPDEKFGDFSTNAALVGAKYFRKAPREIANIFSKKLSDNPMFDDVSIAGPGFINFKISKEIYRDLLIKMLNEKVNFWKKKQNNQKVQFEYGSANPTGPFTVGHGRQIVIGDVLANVFEFLGYDVIREMYVNDAGRQVKLLGRSLWVRYNELFGEKYELPEDGYRGDYLIEIAEKLKEEIGDKYKNLWDEDVENFFKTYVVKNILEKMNETLKSIGSGFDKITRESDIIDEGLVEEVLEFFEKKGYTYEKEGALWFKVSDFVDDQDKVLVRSDGTYTYFLTDIAYHYDKYKRGFDMVYDVFGSDHQGHIPRMIAAMKALNVSESFLNFVVHQFVTLKRGKEVVKMSTRAGNFVTLDDLTREVGKDATRFFFTMVDVNSHLNFDLELAKAKSNENPVYYVQYAYARINSIFRNAKEKGIEFHEMENIELLNEEQEMSIIKMLDVFEDVLQEIKEKLSPHYLSNYLKVLAEKFHKYYNDYRVLDENNKALSNARLNLLKAVKMVFEIGFELLGVSAPEEM, encoded by the coding sequence ATGCTCAAAAAGATGATCAAAGAAAAAGTTTTAAGTGTAATTTATGAAATGGGTGAAGAATACAATTTTAATGTAGAGATACCTGATGAGAAATTTGGAGATTTTTCTACAAATGCTGCTCTTGTTGGTGCTAAGTATTTCAGAAAGGCTCCCAGAGAGATCGCCAATATTTTTTCAAAAAAGTTGTCTGATAATCCTATGTTTGATGATGTTTCAATAGCAGGGCCGGGATTTATAAATTTTAAAATTTCTAAAGAGATTTATCGAGATTTATTAATAAAGATGTTAAATGAAAAAGTTAATTTCTGGAAGAAAAAACAAAATAATCAGAAAGTGCAGTTTGAATATGGAAGCGCCAATCCAACAGGTCCATTTACAGTGGGGCATGGAAGACAAATAGTTATTGGTGATGTTTTAGCAAATGTTTTCGAGTTTTTAGGGTACGATGTTATTAGAGAGATGTATGTAAACGATGCAGGAAGACAGGTGAAACTCCTTGGGCGTTCACTTTGGGTGCGATACAACGAATTGTTTGGAGAAAAGTATGAGCTACCAGAAGATGGGTACAGAGGAGATTATCTTATAGAAATTGCTGAAAAATTAAAAGAAGAAATAGGTGATAAATATAAAAATTTGTGGGATGAAGATGTTGAGAACTTTTTCAAGACATACGTTGTAAAAAATATTTTGGAAAAAATGAATGAAACTCTTAAAAGTATTGGAAGCGGATTTGATAAAATTACTCGAGAATCTGATATCATAGACGAAGGATTAGTTGAAGAGGTTTTGGAATTTTTTGAGAAAAAAGGGTATACTTATGAGAAAGAGGGGGCTTTATGGTTTAAAGTTTCTGATTTTGTTGACGATCAAGACAAAGTTTTGGTAAGAAGTGATGGCACATATACGTACTTTTTGACAGATATAGCTTATCATTATGATAAATATAAAAGAGGATTTGATATGGTTTATGATGTCTTTGGAAGTGATCATCAGGGACATATTCCCAGAATGATAGCTGCTATGAAGGCTTTAAACGTTTCAGAAAGTTTCTTAAACTTTGTTGTTCATCAATTTGTTACACTGAAAAGAGGAAAAGAAGTAGTTAAAATGAGCACAAGGGCTGGAAATTTTGTTACGCTCGACGATTTGACCAGAGAAGTGGGGAAAGATGCTACGCGATTTTTCTTCACAATGGTTGATGTTAATAGTCATTTAAATTTTGATTTAGAGCTTGCCAAAGCAAAGAGTAATGAAAATCCTGTTTATTATGTACAATATGCTTATGCGCGTATAAACAGCATTTTCAGAAATGCGAAAGAGAAAGGAATAGAATTTCATGAAATGGAAAATATAGAATTGTTAAACGAAGAGCAAGAAATGAGTATAATAAAAATGCTGGACGTATTTGAAGATGTGCTGCAAGAAATTAAAGAAAAACTTTCTCCACATTATTTGTCTAATTATTTGAAAGTACTTGCTGAGAAATTCCATAAATATTACAATGATTATCGAGTTCTGGATGAGAATAACAAAGCACTTTCAAATGCCAGGTTAAATCTTTTAAAAGCTGTGAAAATGGTATTCGAAATAGGATTTGAGCTTTTGGGGGTTTCGGCACCTGAAGAAATGTAG